The DNA window ACGGATTTCAAATTTTGACAGAAGCGGGTCTTTTGCCAGGCGGACTTAAACGCAATGATAACCAACGCTTTGTTTGTAAAACCGTTCCTTTAGAAGTAGTGAACTCGCAAACTCTTTTTACTAGTCATTACCAGGATCACGAACGAATCGCATTACCAATTGCGCATGCCGATGGTAGTTACTATGCGGATGAAAAAACACTAGATGAACTTGAAGCAAATAATCAAGTTGTCTTTCGTTACGCGACTGAAAATCCAAATGGCAGTTTGCATAACATTGCTGGAATTACCAATAAGCAGGGAAATGTCTTAGGCATGATGCCCCATCCTGAACGAGCAGTAGAAACCATTCTTGGCAGTACGGATGGCTTACGGTTATTTGAGTCCTTGTTAGAAAACGGCAGAATTAAAGTGGAGGCATAGTTAATGAAACAAGCAATGACCCCAGAAGAGATTAAAGAAAAGAAACCATACTTAGATTGGAGCTTGACTGAAGCAGAATATGATTACATTCGCACTCATATCTTGGGACGATTACCAAATTATACTGAAACCGGCTTATTTTCCGCGATGTGGAGTGAGCACTGTTCATATAAAAAGTCAAAGCCGGTTCTGCGTCTCTTCCCTAATAAAAATGAGCGAGTATTGCAAGGTCCCGGAGAAGGAGCAGGGGTTGTTGATATTGATGATGGACAAGCGGTGGTATTCAAAGCTGAGAGTCACAATCATCCGACAACTGTTGAACCTTATCAAGGAGCGGCAACCGGTGTCGGTGGGATTCTGCGGGACATTTTCAGCATGGGGGCACGACCAATCGCTTCCCTTGATTCCCTCCATTTCGGTGAATTAGATAATTCGACAACGCGGATGAAAGTAACTAACACTGTTCGGGGAATTGGTGATTACGGTAATTGTATGGGAATCCCTACAATTGCGGGTGAAACAACATTCGATTCATGCTACCAGGGCAATGTTCTGTGTAATGCAATGAGTGTTGGCTTAATGGACCAAAAAGATATCCAGCAGGGTCGCGCTGCCGGAATTGGAAATGCAGTGATGTATGTCGGCGCTAAAACCGGCCGTGATGGAATTCATGGCGCCACCTTTGCTTCTGCGGACTTTAATGATGAAAATATGACGCAACGTTCGGCGGTTCAAGTCGGTAATCCTTTTATGGAAAAACTCTTATTAGAAGCCTGCCTTGACCTTATTAGAAATCATCCAGACTGGTTAGTAGGCATCCAAGATATGGGGGCAGCGGGGATTGTTTCTTCAAGTGCGGAAATGGCTTCCGAAGGTCAAAGTGGGATGGAACTAAACTTAGATCTTGTTCCGCAACGTGAACCCGGGATGTCGGCTTATGAAATTATGCTTAGTGAATCCCAAGAACGAATGCTTCTTTGCGTAAAAAAAGGCCATGAAGAAGATGTCAAAAAGATTTTTGATTTTTACGATCTTGAAGCGGTCACAATTGGCCGGATTACTGCGGGTCATGATTATGTTCTCTTTCATGATAATGAAGAAGTATGTCACATCCCAGTATCGAGTTTAACGGATGACGTACTAGAAGAAGAAAGTCTAGAAAAAAAGCCTGCGCGGATTGAATTAGCCGAACAGCAGCCAGCGTGGATTCCAGATATTGATAACGTTGCTGAAGTTTTAACTAAGCTGCTTGCTCAGTCAACGATTGCGGATAAGAGTAGTCTTTATCAGCAATATGATTCTCAAGTACGGACAAACACAGTGGCCGGTCCAGGGAGTGATGCTGGGGTTCTGCGGATTCGTGGAACACATAAAGGGTTAGCGATGACAACTGATGGGAACGGTCGGTTTGTTTACCTTAGTCCAGAAGTTGGTGGACAAATTGCCTTAGTTGAAGCGGCAGCCAACATAATTGCCAGTGGAGCCGAACCGTTAGCAATTACTGACTGCTTAAATTATGGTGACCCAACCGATTCAGAAATTTTCTGGGAACTTCATCAATCTGTCCAAGGAATGGCTGATGCTTGCCGTGAATTTAATACCCCGGTTATTTCTGGGAATGTTTCTTTATATAACGAAAACAATGGACAAGCAATTCACCCGACGCCGATGGTTGGAATGGTCGGCCTGATTAAAAATATTGATCGCGTAATTCCTTCGTTTGTCCAACACCCGGGAGATAAGGTTTACCTAGTGGGCCAAACTCGTGATGATTATGCGGGTTCTGAGTTGCAAAAAATGATGACTGGTGATATTAGCGGAATTGTTAAATCATTTGACCTTCATCATGTCCATCAATATATGCAACGGTTACTGAAAACGATGGAGAACGGCCTTGTTTCTAGTGCACATGATCTGAGTGAAGGTGGACTAGGCGTGGCCTTAGCAGAAACGGTCTTCAAAACTGATTTAGGGTTGAAAATTGATCTTGCTGATCAGCCCGCAGCTCGCCTTTTTAGTGAGACTCCTGGAAGATTTATCGTGACGGTTGCTCCTGAAAAGGCAACTGAATTCGAACGGGCATTAGGAAAAGATGCGCACCTAATCGGAGAAGTTACGAATAGTCACTGGTTAATGGTTAAACTGGCAAATGATGAACTCAATGAAAATGTTGCGAAATTACAAAAAACATGGGAGGAGGCAATTCCGTGCCAACTGAAATCAAAGGATTAAATGAAGAATGTGGGGTCTTTGGAATTTTTGATGCGGCTAACGCTAGTCAATTAACCTATTACGGCCTGCATACTCTTCAGCATCGCGGCCAAGAAGGAGCAGGAATTGTCTCAACTGATGGGACGGAACTTTATCAACACCGTGACCGAGGATTGTTGGCGAAAGTGTTTGCTGATCCGGCTGAGCTTAAACGATTAAAAGGAAACGCTGCGATTGGCCATGTTCGTTATGGGACAAGTGGACATAATTCGATTGCCAATGTTCAACCCTTTCTTTTTCACTTTCATGATGGCGCTGTTGCTCTCGCCCATAATGGTAATTTAACTAATGCTGTTACCCTTCGTCGTGAATTGGAAAATGAAGGGGCAGTTTTCCAGTCAGATTCTGATACGGAAATTTTAATTCACCTTATCCGGAAATATATTAATGAAGGTTTTATTCCTGCTTTGAAGAAAAGCCTCAACCTTGTCCATGGTGGATTTGCCTACCTATTACTACAAAAAGATCGGCTAATTGCGGCTTTAGATCCTAATGGGATTCGTCCTTTATGTATTGGAAGGTTAGAAAATGGGGCTTATGTTGTTGCTAGTGAGACTTGTGCTTTAGATATTATTAATGCTCAATTTGTGCGTGATGTTTTGCCAGGAGAATTAGTAGTTATTGATAAAAATGGGTTACATATTGACCATTACACTACCCAAACCCAGCTGGCGATTTGCTCAATGGAGTATATCTATTTTGCCCGTCCTGATTCTATTATTCATGGGGTAACGGTACATAATGCGCGAAAACGAATGGGAAAGTTCTTAGCAAAGGAACACCCGGTTGATGCTGATATGGTAATTGGGGTACCTAACTCATCGTTATCTGCTGCTAGTGGGTATGCGGAAGAAAGCGGCCTTCCATATGAAATGGGGTTAATAAAGAGCCAATACGTTGCGCGGACGTTCATTCAACCAACTCAAGAGTTACGGGAGTTAGGCGTTCAGATGAAATTATCAGCTGTCCGGGGAGTTGTAAAAGGAAAAAGAGTGGTAGTAGTCGACGATTCGATTGTGCGCGGAACAACTTCTAAGCAGATTGTCCAAATGCTAAAAAGAGCTGGGGCCAAAGAAGTTCATATGCTTATCTCCTCACCACCATTTAAGTTTCCGTGTTTTTATGGGATTGATGTATCAACGCGTTCAGAACTGATGGCTGCTCATTACTTCATTGAAGAAATGCGGCAGTTAATTGGTGCAGATTCTCTTAATTTTTTGAGTATTGATAGTTTAATCAAAGCAATTAACGTGCCAGATGCAGGGGATGCTCCTAATGGTGGCCTTACCGTGGCTTATTTTGATGGGAAGTACCCAACGCCGCTTTATGATTATGAAGAAGGGTACTTAAAGTCGTTAAGCGAACAAGAGCGATTGGCAAGAAAGGGGTAAGAGGATGAGTCGTTATCAAGATGCAGGAGTGGATGTAAATGCCGGGTACGAACTTGTTCACCGTATTAAAGATGCAGTTAAATC is part of the Limosilactobacillus reuteri genome and encodes:
- the purQ gene encoding phosphoribosylformylglycinamidine synthase subunit PurQ; this encodes MKIAVVVFPGSNCDVDLYEVLHSVCHADVEYVSHRQKSLAGFDAVMLPGGFSYGDYLRAGAIARFTNIMPAIIKMANEGKPVFGTCNGFQILTEAGLLPGGLKRNDNQRFVCKTVPLEVVNSQTLFTSHYQDHERIALPIAHADGSYYADEKTLDELEANNQVVFRYATENPNGSLHNIAGITNKQGNVLGMMPHPERAVETILGSTDGLRLFESLLENGRIKVEA
- the purL gene encoding phosphoribosylformylglycinamidine synthase subunit PurL, translating into MKQAMTPEEIKEKKPYLDWSLTEAEYDYIRTHILGRLPNYTETGLFSAMWSEHCSYKKSKPVLRLFPNKNERVLQGPGEGAGVVDIDDGQAVVFKAESHNHPTTVEPYQGAATGVGGILRDIFSMGARPIASLDSLHFGELDNSTTRMKVTNTVRGIGDYGNCMGIPTIAGETTFDSCYQGNVLCNAMSVGLMDQKDIQQGRAAGIGNAVMYVGAKTGRDGIHGATFASADFNDENMTQRSAVQVGNPFMEKLLLEACLDLIRNHPDWLVGIQDMGAAGIVSSSAEMASEGQSGMELNLDLVPQREPGMSAYEIMLSESQERMLLCVKKGHEEDVKKIFDFYDLEAVTIGRITAGHDYVLFHDNEEVCHIPVSSLTDDVLEEESLEKKPARIELAEQQPAWIPDIDNVAEVLTKLLAQSTIADKSSLYQQYDSQVRTNTVAGPGSDAGVLRIRGTHKGLAMTTDGNGRFVYLSPEVGGQIALVEAAANIIASGAEPLAITDCLNYGDPTDSEIFWELHQSVQGMADACREFNTPVISGNVSLYNENNGQAIHPTPMVGMVGLIKNIDRVIPSFVQHPGDKVYLVGQTRDDYAGSELQKMMTGDISGIVKSFDLHHVHQYMQRLLKTMENGLVSSAHDLSEGGLGVALAETVFKTDLGLKIDLADQPAARLFSETPGRFIVTVAPEKATEFERALGKDAHLIGEVTNSHWLMVKLANDELNENVAKLQKTWEEAIPCQLKSKD
- the purF gene encoding amidophosphoribosyltransferase yields the protein MPTEIKGLNEECGVFGIFDAANASQLTYYGLHTLQHRGQEGAGIVSTDGTELYQHRDRGLLAKVFADPAELKRLKGNAAIGHVRYGTSGHNSIANVQPFLFHFHDGAVALAHNGNLTNAVTLRRELENEGAVFQSDSDTEILIHLIRKYINEGFIPALKKSLNLVHGGFAYLLLQKDRLIAALDPNGIRPLCIGRLENGAYVVASETCALDIINAQFVRDVLPGELVVIDKNGLHIDHYTTQTQLAICSMEYIYFARPDSIIHGVTVHNARKRMGKFLAKEHPVDADMVIGVPNSSLSAASGYAEESGLPYEMGLIKSQYVARTFIQPTQELRELGVQMKLSAVRGVVKGKRVVVVDDSIVRGTTSKQIVQMLKRAGAKEVHMLISSPPFKFPCFYGIDVSTRSELMAAHYFIEEMRQLIGADSLNFLSIDSLIKAINVPDAGDAPNGGLTVAYFDGKYPTPLYDYEEGYLKSLSEQERLARKG